The following DNA comes from Planctomycetota bacterium.
GCCCCGCCCGCGGCACCGGGATCGCCGGATGATCCGGACGACGAGGTGCCCGAGTTCGATCCCGACGTCTCGATCGTGCGACTGGGCGCGGACGTCCCGCTCATCAACAAGGTGGCGGCGGGCTACCCGCGCGAGTTCACCGACCTGTCGTATCCGGCGCGCGTCGCCGACGAGTACGTCCGGTGCCCGGACCTGCACGATCCCGACGCGTTCGCGGCCCGGGTGGTGGGCGACTCGATGATGCCCCAGTACGCGCAGGGCGACGTGGTGATCTTCAGCCCGGCCAAGCCCGTGCGGAACGGGTCGGACTGTTTCGCGCGGATCGAGCCAAATCACGAGACGACGTTCAAGCGGGTGTACTTTGAGAAGGACGCGAGCGGGCGGGAGTTGATCCGGCTGCAGCCCCTGAACAGCGCGTATCCGCCGCGGTTGCTGGAGCGTGAGGCGGTGGCGGGGCTCTACGCGGCGGTGAGCGTGATGCGGACCATTCCGTGACGTGAGGGCGTGGAGCGGCGTGGCGCGGCGGCGGGGCGGCGTGCGACA
Coding sequences within:
- a CDS encoding LexA family transcriptional regulator translates to MSGSGQVLSERGGDGPLGARLRARRARANLSLQDLADRVGCAKSLLSEIERGMRLPTDDICGRLEEALMFRAGELLDLARWERSLQAGGEPVRRELDRLQSDRRALRRFVEAIADKGLDAAYTSGELARLVAQIAPPAAPGSPDDPDDEVPEFDPDVSIVRLGADVPLINKVAAGYPREFTDLSYPARVADEYVRCPDLHDPDAFAARVVGDSMMPQYAQGDVVIFSPAKPVRNGSDCFARIEPNHETTFKRVYFEKDASGRELIRLQPLNSAYPPRLLEREAVAGLYAAVSVMRTIP